The region GAACCCGCCGACCTCGTCGCCGAGCACGGCCTCGAACGGCACCGCGTCCCGCGAGACGACGGTCACGTCGAGCCCGCGCCCGGTGAGGTTCGCCGCCGCCTCCATCCCGATAAAGCTGGAGCCGACGACGACGACACGCTCCGCCCCTTCGGCCTGGCCGACGACGCGCTCGGCATCGCTCCACAGCCGGAGCGTGACCACGCCGTCGAGGTCGCCGCCGGGCACATCGAGCCGTCGCGGCGTGCCGCCCGTCGCGACGAGCACGCGGTCGTACTTCAGCGGCTCGGCGTCCTCGAAGTGGATCGTCTTCGCGTCGGCGTCGAGCTTGGTGACCGTGTGGCCGCGCAGGAGTTCGATCCCGTGCCGCTCGTAGAAATCGGCGTCGCGGAGCGGGAGCGCGTCGTCGCCCGACTTTCCGCCGAGGTAGCCTTTGCTCAGCGCCGTCCGGTCGTACGGTGCTGCGTCCTCCTGCGTGACGACGACGACGCGGCCCGCGAAGCCCGCCTCGCGCAGCGTCTCGGCCGCGACCTCCCCCGCCGCCCCACCGCCGACGATCACGAACGTCTGCGGCTGCGCGTCGACATCCCGGTCGGCCATGTCCGGCGGGCGGCCGCCGCTCTCGCGGTACGACGCGCCCTTCGGCGTCTCCTCGGCGTCGTCGGGAACGAAGACGAACACGTCCTCGCCTTCGACGCGGGCGCGGTAGCGGCGGAGCGCGTCGAGCGCGGGGAAATCGCGGAGCGCGCCGTCGGTCACGTCGAACTGCGCGTGGTGCCACGGGCAGGTGACGGTCGTGCCGTGGAGCACGCCGTCGGCGAGCGGCGCGCCGTAGTGCGTGCAGTGGGCGCCGCACGCGTAAAACGTGCCATCGACGCAGGAGAGGAGCACGTCGGTATCGCCGACGGTGACGGTCATCATCTCGCCGTCGGCGAGGTCGTGGACGGAGGCAACGCGGGCTTCGGGCATGAGACTCTGGGTGGTTGGGCGATTGGCTGCGCCGCTGCTTCGCGGTCGCTGATGGGGGACGGAGCAGCGGACGGAGAGCGGAGAGGGGGACGACTCGGAATCGACGGCTTGCTACCCCGCGCGGCCGGGGAGGGATCCGTAAAGCGCACAGGTCTTCGGCGGGGGTGTAAGGGCCGGGCGCGTGCCGTAACTTCGTCCGCTCGCTCCTCCCGACCTCTCGCTCCCCATGCCTCAGGATCTCCGCGCCCTCATCGAACGCATCGCCGCCGCGCTCGGCCCCGACGCCACGCCGGCCCAGGTCGAGGCCGTCGCCCGCGCCACGCTCAGCGCCCAGAACGGGCAGCCCGTCACCCCGCCGGCCTCGCCCACGATCGGCGAGGGGCCGATCAGCGGACGCATCATCGTGACCTCGTACGGCTGCGACCAGCCCGGCATCCTCGCCGCGCTCACGACCGAGCTGTTCCAGTGCGGCGTGAACATCCTCGACCTCTCACAGAAGATCCTGCAGGGCTACTTCACGCTCATCCTCCTCGCCGACCTCTCGGCCTCCGGGCTCAGTCCGCACGAGGTCCAGCGCCGGCTCAACGGCCCCAGCGAGCGCCTCGGCGTCCGCACGCTCGTCCAGCACGAGGAACTGTTCTACGCGATGCACCGACCGTGAGTCGAGCGTCATGAGTCGAGCGTCGGGTGTCCATCGCCCTTGACTCCCGACCCCTGACTCCCGACCCCCGACCCCCAACCCCATGTCCTTAGAGTTACGCGAAGTCCTCGAAACGGTCCAGATGACCGAGGCGGACCAGTTCGACATCCGCACGGTCACGCTCGGCATCTCGCTGCGCGGCTGCGGCAGCCGGTCCGCCGAGACGACGCGGCAGAAGATCGTCGACCGCGTGCTCCGGCAAGCCGAGCACCACATCGGCGTCGTGGATGAGATCTCGTCGCGCTACGGCGTCCGCGTGGCGAACAAGCGGATTTCGGTCACGCCCGTCGCCATCATCGGGGACGGGCTGAGCGTGAGCGAGTTCGTCTCGCTCGCTCAGGGGCTCGACGAGGCCGCCGCGCGCGTCGGCGTGGACTACCTCGCCGGGTTCAGCGCGCTCGTCGAGAAAGGCTACACGCCCGGCGACCGCGCGCTCATCGAGTCGCTGCCCGAGGCGCTCGCCTCCACGTCGCACGTCTGTGGCTCGGTCAACTGCGGCTCGACGAAGGCCGGCATCAACGCCGACGCCGTGCTCCACGTCGCGCACACGATCAAAGAGCTCGCCCGCCTCACCGCCGACGCCGACTCGATCGGCTGCGGCAAGTTCGTCGCCTTCTGCAACGCCGTGCAGGACAACCCCTTCGTGGCCGGCGCCTTCCACGGTGTCGGCGAGCCCGGCGCCGTCATCAACGTCGGCCTCTCCGGCCCCGGGGTCGTCCTCCGCGCCGTGCAGAACGTTGGGCCCGACGCCGACTTCGGGACGCTCACCGACGCCATCAAACGGATGACGTTCCGCATCACGCGGGCGGGCGAGCTCGTCGGCCGCCGCTGCGCCGAGCGCTTGTCGGAGCTCGTCGGCGAACCCATCGAGTTCGGCGTCGTCGACATCTCGCTCGCGCCGACGCCAGCCGAGCGCGACTCGATCGCCGACATCCTCGTGGCGATGGGGCTCGAATACGTCGGCGCGCCGGGAACGACGGCGGCGCTCGCGATGCTTAACGAGGCTGTCAAGCGCGGCGGGCTGATGGCGGCGCGACACGTCGGCGGGCTCAGCGGCGCGTTCATGCCCGTCAGCGAGGACCAGGGGATGATCGCGGCCGTCGAGGGCGGGCACCTCACGATCGAGAAGCTCGAAGCGATGAGCGCGATCTGCTCCGTCGGGCTCGACATGGTCGCGATCCCCGGTGACACCTCCGTCGAGACCGTCGCCGGGATTCTCTTCGACGAGTTCGCGATCGGGATGATCAACGACAAGACGACGGCGGTGCGGCTGATCCCCGTCCACGGCAAGGGCGTCGGCGAGTACGCCGACTACGGTGGGCTCCTCGGTCGCGCCCCCGTGATGCCGGTGAGTGGGCTCGACAACTCCGTCTTCGTCCGGCGCGGCGGGCGCATCCCCGCCCCGATCCGCAGCCTCACGAACTGACGGAACGGCGACGCCCATCGTCGCCCGGCCGATAGGCACAGGGCCCGCCCCACACGCCGACACGCCGAACACCGCCGGTGTTGATTGCCGCCGCTGTCGTAGCTTTAGCGTCAGCCCTCCCCAGCCCCTATCCCCGACCTTCATGTCCCGCATCCAGTCCGTCATCGCCCGCCAGATCCTCGACAGCCGGGGCAACCCCACCGTCGAGGTCGACGTCACCACCACCGGAGGGCTGATGGGCCGCGCCGCCGTCCCGAGCGGCGCCTCCACCGGCGAGCACGAGGCCGCCGAGCTCCGCGACGGCGACGCCGAGTCGTACCTCGGCAAGAGCGTCTACGAGGCCGTCGACAACGTGATCGATACGATCGGGCCGGAGTTGGAGGGGATGAACGTCTACGAGCAGACCCGGATCGACCGGCTGATGATCGACCTCGACGGGACGGCGAACAAGAGCAACCTCGGCGCGAACGCGATCCTCGGCGTCTCGCTCGCCGTGGCGAAGGCGGCGGCGGCCACGGCCGGCCTCCCGCTCTACGCCTACCTCGGCGGCCCGACGGCGCGGAAGCTGCCCGTCCCGATGATGAACATCATCAACGGCGGCCGCCACGCCGACAACAACGTGGACATGCAGGAGTTCATGATCATGCCCGTCGGCGCGACGATGTTCTCCGAGGCGCTGCAGATGGGGACGGAGACGTTCCATCACCTCAAGAAGGTGCTGCAAGCGAAGGGCTACAACACCGCCGTCGGCGACGAGGGCGGGTTCGCGCCGAACCTCCGCTCGAACGAGGAGGCCATCGAAGTCATCCTCGAAGCCATCGAGCGAGCGGGCTACACGGCCGGCGACGACCTCTTCATCGCCCTCGACCCCGCCACGAGCGAGATGTACGAGGACGGCCGCTACGTCTTCTACAAGAGCGACCCCGACCGGAAGCTCACGAGCGAGGAGATGGTCGAGTTCTGGCGCGGCTGGGTCGAGGAGTACCCCATCATCTCGATCGAGGACGCGATGGACGAGAATGACTGGGACGGGTGGGTCGGCCTCACCGAAGCCGTCGGCGACCGCGTGCAGCTCGTCGGCGACGACCTCTTCGTGACGAACACGGAGCGACTGACGCGGGGGATCGACGAGGGCGCGGCGAACGCGATCCTCATCAAGCCGAACCAGATCGGCACGCTCACCGAGACGCTCGACGCGATCGACCTCGCGCACCGGAGCAGCTACGCCTCGATCCTGTCCCACCGCTCGGGCGAGACCGAGGACACGACGATCGCCGACCTCGCCGTGGCGACGGGCGCGGGCCAGATCAAGACGGGCTCGGCCAGCCGCAGCGACCGGACGGCGAAGTACAACCAGCTCCTCCGCATCGAGGAAGCGCTCGACGACGCCGCGTTCTACCCCGGCCCGGCCGCGTTCCTATTTTAACCGCCCCGCCGCCCTCTCGCTGAGCCACCATGCCGAACCGACTCCAACAGGTCTTCGCCCGCCCGCAGCTCCGGCGTCGGCTGCTGCTCGTCGGCATCGCCCTGGCGGGCGTGTGGCTCATGTTCCTCGACAGCCACAGCCTCCTCCGCCGCGTCGAGTACTACGCCGACTACCGCGCGCTCTCCGAGGAGAACGCCCAGATCCAGACCGATATCGACCGGCTCCAGCAGCAGGTCGGTGCTGGGCTCTCGGACGAGCTCGTGGAGGAGGTCGCGCGTGAGCAGTACGGGATGCGCCGACCCGGGGAGACCGTCTACCCCGTCGGCGAGCCCGACGGCGAGTAGCGAGTCGGCGACCGGATTCGCGGGTCCGGTTCAGCGCCCCCACCCTCCAACCCTCCTCTCCATGGTGCATCAGTACGCAGTTGGGATCGACCTCGGCGGGACGAGCATCAAGGCCGGCCTGGTGGACGACGAGGGCACGATCGTCCACCAGGCGCGCGTCGAGACGCAGGCGTTGCGCGGACCGGAGCACGTGCTGACCCGGATCGTGACCGCCGTGCGGGAAGCCCTCGCGTATCTGCCCGACGGCCAGAGCGTCCTCGGCGTCGGCATCGGCTCGCCTGGCAACGTCTCGCTGGACCGGACGACGATCACGAAGCCGCCGAACTTCCCCGGCTGGAACACGGTGAACCTCACGGCCTCGCTCGCGGGCGCCGTCCCCGGTCCGGTCGTCGTCGACAACGACGCGAACGTGGCGGGGCTCGGCTCGGCGTTCTGGGGCGCGGGGCAGGCGTTCGACTCGTTCATCATGGTCACGCTCGGGACCGGCGTCGGCGGCGCCATCATCCACGAGAAGCGGCTGTTCCGCGGCACGACGGGGGGCGCGGGCGAGCTCGGCCACATGTCCATCGACTACGAGGGGCCGTACGCGCGGAGCGGCATCGCCGGGGCTATCGAGGCGTACCTCGGCCTGAACTTCCTCTCGCATCACGCCCGCTTCCGCCTGCTCACGCGCA is a window of Rhodothermales bacterium DNA encoding:
- a CDS encoding septum formation initiator family protein, yielding MPNRLQQVFARPQLRRRLLLVGIALAGVWLMFLDSHSLLRRVEYYADYRALSEENAQIQTDIDRLQQQVGAGLSDELVEEVAREQYGMRRPGETVYPVGEPDGE
- a CDS encoding PFL family protein: MSLELREVLETVQMTEADQFDIRTVTLGISLRGCGSRSAETTRQKIVDRVLRQAEHHIGVVDEISSRYGVRVANKRISVTPVAIIGDGLSVSEFVSLAQGLDEAAARVGVDYLAGFSALVEKGYTPGDRALIESLPEALASTSHVCGSVNCGSTKAGINADAVLHVAHTIKELARLTADADSIGCGKFVAFCNAVQDNPFVAGAFHGVGEPGAVINVGLSGPGVVLRAVQNVGPDADFGTLTDAIKRMTFRITRAGELVGRRCAERLSELVGEPIEFGVVDISLAPTPAERDSIADILVAMGLEYVGAPGTTAALAMLNEAVKRGGLMAARHVGGLSGAFMPVSEDQGMIAAVEGGHLTIEKLEAMSAICSVGLDMVAIPGDTSVETVAGILFDEFAIGMINDKTTAVRLIPVHGKGVGEYADYGGLLGRAPVMPVSGLDNSVFVRRGGRIPAPIRSLTN
- a CDS encoding FAD-dependent oxidoreductase, whose protein sequence is MPEARVASVHDLADGEMMTVTVGDTDVLLSCVDGTFYACGAHCTHYGAPLADGVLHGTTVTCPWHHAQFDVTDGALRDFPALDALRRYRARVEGEDVFVFVPDDAEETPKGASYRESGGRPPDMADRDVDAQPQTFVIVGGGAAGEVAAETLREAGFAGRVVVVTQEDAAPYDRTALSKGYLGGKSGDDALPLRDADFYERHGIELLRGHTVTKLDADAKTIHFEDAEPLKYDRVLVATGGTPRRLDVPGGDLDGVVTLRLWSDAERVVGQAEGAERVVVVGSSFIGMEAAANLTGRGLDVTVVSRDAVPFEAVLGDEVGGFFQRLHEANGVTFRLGTDVEHIERGDNGLTVTLTDGDPVHADFVLVGIGVTPVTDFVHGVTKEDGGGLVVDAHLAAGDDVFAAGDIAHFPDPRTGERVRIEHWRLAQQHGRVAAQNMAGQSTRYDGVPFFWSGQFGASLRYVGHAEGWDEVFIDGSIDEKRFIAYYLRGDDVLAAAGVGRDRAMAALHALMLSGKTPTASEVKKDVDLLARLTS
- the eno gene encoding phosphopyruvate hydratase — its product is MSRIQSVIARQILDSRGNPTVEVDVTTTGGLMGRAAVPSGASTGEHEAAELRDGDAESYLGKSVYEAVDNVIDTIGPELEGMNVYEQTRIDRLMIDLDGTANKSNLGANAILGVSLAVAKAAAATAGLPLYAYLGGPTARKLPVPMMNIINGGRHADNNVDMQEFMIMPVGATMFSEALQMGTETFHHLKKVLQAKGYNTAVGDEGGFAPNLRSNEEAIEVILEAIERAGYTAGDDLFIALDPATSEMYEDGRYVFYKSDPDRKLTSEEMVEFWRGWVEEYPIISIEDAMDENDWDGWVGLTEAVGDRVQLVGDDLFVTNTERLTRGIDEGAANAILIKPNQIGTLTETLDAIDLAHRSSYASILSHRSGETEDTTIADLAVATGAGQIKTGSASRSDRTAKYNQLLRIEEALDDAAFYPGPAAFLF
- a CDS encoding ACT domain-containing protein, whose protein sequence is MPQDLRALIERIAAALGPDATPAQVEAVARATLSAQNGQPVTPPASPTIGEGPISGRIIVTSYGCDQPGILAALTTELFQCGVNILDLSQKILQGYFTLILLADLSASGLSPHEVQRRLNGPSERLGVRTLVQHEELFYAMHRP
- a CDS encoding ROK family protein — its product is MVHQYAVGIDLGGTSIKAGLVDDEGTIVHQARVETQALRGPEHVLTRIVTAVREALAYLPDGQSVLGVGIGSPGNVSLDRTTITKPPNFPGWNTVNLTASLAGAVPGPVVVDNDANVAGLGSAFWGAGQAFDSFIMVTLGTGVGGAIIHEKRLFRGTTGGAGELGHMSIDYEGPYARSGIAGAIEAYLGLNFLSHHARFRLLTRTTILREMAGPDLVDLTPKMLYDAAEQGDDAARDMLAWAGHKLGYSLGSAVNLLDIRKVVVGGGISAAGDYLLEPARLALRQAVMPGMQDGLEIVRERRGNEVGILGAARLVFGEGFS